One Cellulomonas soli DNA window includes the following coding sequences:
- a CDS encoding glycoside hydrolase family 1 protein translates to MQHTQPAPFPEGFLWGASTSGYQVEGGWDADGKGRSIVDARTQFPAGTTDYTVASDHYHHVDEDVALFAELGLKAYRFSVQWTRIVPDGDGAENPDGIAFYHRLIDGLLAHGITPVLTMYHFDLPQALAEKGGWGSRATIDAFVRFAEILYREFGAKVPYWLTINEQNMMVLFGGTLGIIDGPDNADVNVYQKNHHMLVAQARAMELLHRTVPTAKIGPAPNIAYVYAESCRPEDVLAADDFNAVRNWLYLDAAVHGRYNATAWAYLEAKGLTPTIEPGDLEVMAAAHPDFLAFNYYATHTAAAPLEGDDVPIEGGDQHISFGEPGYYRAVANPHLPKNAFGWEIDPIGFRMTFRAIYDRYHLPLLVTENGLGAFDVLEADGTVHDDYRIDYLRDHIAQIQQAISDGVDVLGYCPWSAIDLVSTHQGIAKRYGLVYVNRDDDDLKDLARYRKDSFAWYQKLIAGNALPD, encoded by the coding sequence GTGCAGCACACCCAGCCCGCACCGTTCCCCGAGGGATTCCTCTGGGGCGCGTCGACCTCCGGCTACCAGGTGGAGGGCGGGTGGGACGCGGACGGCAAGGGCCGCTCGATCGTCGACGCCCGCACGCAGTTCCCTGCCGGGACGACCGACTACACGGTCGCCTCGGACCACTACCACCACGTCGACGAGGACGTCGCGCTGTTCGCCGAGCTCGGCCTGAAGGCGTACCGGTTCTCGGTCCAGTGGACGCGGATCGTGCCCGACGGCGACGGTGCCGAGAACCCTGACGGCATCGCGTTCTACCACCGGCTCATCGACGGCCTGCTGGCGCACGGCATCACGCCGGTCCTGACGATGTACCACTTCGACCTGCCGCAGGCGCTCGCCGAGAAGGGCGGCTGGGGCTCACGCGCCACGATCGACGCGTTCGTGCGCTTCGCCGAGATCCTCTACCGCGAGTTCGGCGCGAAGGTGCCGTACTGGTTGACCATCAACGAGCAGAACATGATGGTGCTGTTCGGCGGGACGCTCGGGATCATCGACGGCCCCGACAACGCGGACGTGAACGTCTACCAGAAGAACCACCACATGCTCGTGGCGCAGGCCCGGGCCATGGAGTTGCTGCACCGGACCGTGCCGACCGCGAAGATCGGCCCCGCGCCGAACATCGCGTACGTGTACGCCGAGAGCTGCCGGCCCGAGGACGTGCTGGCGGCCGACGACTTCAACGCGGTGCGCAACTGGCTGTACCTCGACGCCGCCGTGCACGGTCGGTACAACGCGACCGCCTGGGCGTACCTGGAGGCCAAGGGCCTCACCCCGACGATCGAACCGGGCGACCTGGAGGTCATGGCCGCCGCGCACCCCGACTTCCTCGCGTTCAACTACTACGCGACCCACACCGCCGCGGCGCCGCTCGAGGGCGACGACGTGCCGATCGAGGGCGGTGACCAGCACATCTCGTTCGGTGAGCCCGGCTACTACCGGGCGGTCGCCAACCCGCACCTGCCGAAGAACGCGTTCGGCTGGGAGATCGACCCGATCGGCTTCCGGATGACGTTCCGCGCGATCTACGACCGGTACCACCTGCCGCTGCTGGTCACCGAGAACGGGCTGGGCGCGTTCGACGTGCTCGAGGCCGACGGCACCGTGCACGACGACTACCGCATCGACTACCTGCGCGACCACATCGCGCAGATCCAGCAGGCGATCAGCGACGGCGTCGACGTGCTCGGGTACTGCCCGTGGTCCGCGATCGACCTCGTCTCGACCCACCAGGGCATCGCCAAGCGGTACGGGCTCGTCTACGTCAACCGCGACGACGACGACCTCAAGGACCTCGCCCGGTACCGCAAGGACAGCTTCGCCTGGTACCAGAAGCTCATCGCGGGCAACGCCCTGCCGGACTGA
- a CDS encoding beta-glucoside-specific PTS transporter subunit IIABC encodes MATASKYDQIADDVLKAVGGESNVKSVTHCATRLRFQLNDRSKADKDAVEATRGVITVVEAGGQFQVVIGSTVANVYESLTSRASVTAEGGASGGLLARAIDLITSIFTPFLWVLAGAGLLKALLAVVVKADPAFATTSTYAIWFAAADALFQFLPILLAITSAKRFKANQFTSVAIAAALIYSATIAVIPNAEGASVTLQAYASGGQQLTFLGVPVIMVSYLSAVIPTILAVYAQSQLERLLNKVFPEALRNFFTPLFTLAIIVPVTFLVIGPISDWVGSGLSSGVNWFWGLSPIIGGAIMGAFWQVFVIFGVHWGFVPVMVQDLSTQGYSLLTGPLFAAVLAQAGAIFAVFLKTKNRDLKGVAGPAAISAFLAGITEPGIYGVTLRLKKPFIYACIGGAVGGAIAASGGSAAEGFVLPGAITLTSTMNIGNFTLQLVGTGLAIAIAFVLTMTLGFKDVPNKGQEAPAAGAAGGAVPSEALALGAPVAGEIVPLSAVPDKVFSSGAMGDGLAVIPSEGKAYAPASGVLVTVMPHAFGIRTDTGLEVLVHVGLDTVELGGKFFTSKVTQGDRVESGQLLTEFDIAGIKAAGFNPMTVLIVTNRGAASAVVPVAEGQVRPQELVLDLVG; translated from the coding sequence GTGGCCACCGCGAGCAAGTACGACCAGATCGCCGACGACGTCCTGAAGGCCGTCGGCGGCGAGAGCAACGTGAAGTCGGTGACGCACTGCGCGACCCGGCTGAGGTTCCAGCTGAACGACCGGTCCAAGGCCGACAAGGACGCCGTCGAGGCGACCCGCGGGGTCATCACCGTCGTCGAGGCGGGCGGCCAGTTCCAGGTCGTCATCGGCAGCACCGTCGCGAACGTGTACGAGTCGCTGACCAGCCGGGCGTCGGTCACCGCCGAGGGCGGCGCGTCCGGCGGCCTGCTCGCCCGGGCGATCGACCTCATCACCAGCATCTTCACGCCGTTCCTGTGGGTGCTGGCCGGTGCTGGTCTGCTCAAGGCACTGCTGGCCGTCGTCGTCAAGGCTGATCCCGCGTTCGCGACGACGTCGACCTACGCGATCTGGTTCGCCGCGGCCGACGCGCTCTTCCAGTTCCTGCCGATCCTGCTGGCCATCACGTCGGCCAAGCGGTTCAAGGCCAACCAGTTCACCTCGGTGGCCATCGCCGCCGCACTCATCTACTCGGCCACCATCGCGGTGATCCCCAACGCGGAGGGTGCGTCCGTGACGCTGCAGGCCTACGCGTCCGGCGGCCAGCAGCTGACGTTCCTGGGTGTCCCGGTGATCATGGTCAGCTACCTGTCCGCGGTGATCCCGACGATCCTGGCGGTCTACGCGCAGTCCCAGCTCGAGCGGCTGCTGAACAAGGTGTTCCCCGAGGCGCTGCGGAACTTCTTCACCCCGCTGTTCACGCTCGCGATCATCGTGCCCGTCACGTTCCTCGTCATCGGCCCGATCTCCGACTGGGTCGGCAGCGGCCTGTCGAGCGGCGTGAACTGGTTCTGGGGTCTGTCGCCGATCATCGGCGGCGCGATCATGGGTGCGTTCTGGCAGGTCTTCGTGATCTTCGGTGTCCACTGGGGCTTCGTGCCGGTCATGGTCCAGGACCTGTCCACGCAGGGCTACTCGCTGCTCACCGGCCCGCTGTTCGCCGCGGTGCTCGCCCAGGCCGGTGCGATCTTCGCCGTGTTCCTCAAGACCAAGAACCGTGACCTCAAGGGTGTCGCCGGTCCGGCCGCGATCTCCGCGTTCCTCGCCGGCATCACCGAGCCGGGCATCTACGGCGTCACGCTGCGCCTGAAGAAGCCGTTCATCTACGCCTGCATCGGTGGCGCCGTCGGCGGTGCGATCGCGGCATCCGGCGGGTCGGCGGCCGAGGGCTTCGTCCTGCCGGGCGCGATCACGCTCACCTCGACGATGAACATCGGCAACTTCACGCTCCAGCTGGTCGGCACGGGCCTGGCGATCGCCATCGCGTTCGTCCTGACCATGACGCTCGGCTTCAAGGACGTCCCGAACAAGGGCCAGGAGGCGCCCGCTGCCGGTGCCGCCGGTGGTGCGGTCCCGTCCGAGGCGCTCGCGCTCGGCGCCCCCGTCGCCGGCGAGATCGTGCCGCTGTCGGCCGTGCCGGACAAGGTGTTCTCCTCCGGTGCGATGGGCGACGGCCTGGCCGTGATCCCGTCCGAGGGCAAGGCGTACGCCCCGGCCTCCGGCGTCCTCGTCACGGTCATGCCGCACGCGTTCGGCATCCGTACGGACACGGGCCTCGAGGTGCTGGTGCACGTCGGTCTCGACACCGTCGAGCTGGGCGGCAAGTTCTTCACCTCGAAGGTCACGCAGGGCGACCGCGTGGAGTCCGGGCAGCTGCTCACCGAGTTCGACATCGCGGGCATCAAGGCCGCCGGGTTCAACCCGATGACCGTGCTCATCGTGACCAACCGCGGTGCCGCCTCGGCCGTGGTGCCGGTCGCCGAGGGTCAGGTCCGGCCGCAGGAGCTCGTGCTCGACCTGGTCGGCTGA